The DNA region ATGGATGTACCCCACCGCCTACGGCACCTCCCCTTAGTAAGGGGAGGTTGGGAGGGGTTGAATATGAATCACTCAAAAAGTGAAATGGTATGAGAATTTAAAACCACTTCTCTGACTTTGGTAGCAGAATCTTGTTGCAATGCTGTGGTTGCGATCGCCTGTGCTTGTGCCATTGTTAATTGGGCGATCGCTTCTTTAAACGCCCCAATTGCGGGAGGACTCAAACTTACCTCATCTAGTCCCAATCCTAGTAAAATTGGTGCTGCTAGGGGATCTGCGGCAACTTCGCCACACAATCCTACCCAAATGCCAGCAGTATGGGCAGCTTGCACTGTTTGCTGTATCATTCGCAAAACTGCCGGATGCAAGGCATCAGCTAAAAGAGCCACTTGTGGATTGGTGCGATCTGCTGCCATCACATATTGGCTGAGATCATTAGTGCCAAGACTGAAAAAATCTACTTCTTGAGCTAATTGCTCGGCAACGGCAACCGCCGATGGCACTTCCACCATTATGCCTACTTCCATTTTTTCATCAAAGGGAATACCAGCTTGACGTAGTTCTGCTTGCACCTCAGCCAGCATAGCTTTAGCCGCCTGTATTTCTGCAACAGTGGCAATCATCGGAAACATGATTTTAACTTGATGTCCCGCACTAGCTCTTAAAATTGCTCGTAATTGAGTTTGCAAAATTTGGGGACGATCCAAACAAAAACGAATGCCGCGCCAGCCCAAAAAAGGATTAGTTTCCGGTTGCATTTTTAAATAGGGCAGTGGTTTATCTCCACCAACATCAAGAGTGCGAATGATTAAAGGATGCGTACCTAGAAGTTGAGCGATCGCCTGATAAACTGTCAGTTGCTCTTCTTCAGAAGGAGCGCTTGTACGGTGAAGATAGAGAAATTCAGTACGTAGCAATCCTACACCTTCGGCACCCATACTAAGAGCTTGTTGTGTATCTTCTATACTGCCAATATTTGCAAGTACACTCATCTGGTGGCGATCGCGCGTTAAGCAAGGCTGGTGTGCAGTAGCTAGTGCTTTTTGTCGGGCAGTTTGCTGGGTATGCCGTTTTACCTCAAGTGCTGCCAAAGTATCTGCTTCTGGTTCTATCCATACGTTACCAGTCTCACCATCAACACTCAGCAGCGTCCCATCTGCAACCTGCAATATCTCTGATGGTAAACCAACAACGGCGGGAATACCTAACGAACGTGCCAAAATAGCGCTATGGGCAGTGGCACTACCAGCAGTAATACAAATGCCCAAAACTTTTGTCGGATCTAGACTCGCTGTGTCGGAGGGAGTGAGATCGCAAGCAACTAAAATCGCTGGTTGGGATAAATCGACAGTAGTGATGGGAGTACCCGATAAGATTCGCAAAATTCTTTGTCCCACGTCTACCACATCTGCTACTCGCTCTTGCAAATATGGATCTTCAAGTTGGTGATAGTTACTCGCCACCTCCTCTATCACCGCACTCCATGCAGCTTCTGCATTTAGGTGCAGTGCAAAAATCCTCTCCTGCACAG from Chlorogloeopsis sp. ULAP01 includes:
- the ptsP gene encoding phosphoenolpyruvate--protein phosphotransferase, which gives rise to MVGIVIVSHSKGLAEGVRELVVQMVQGKVSLAVAAGVDDPQNPLGTDAIQVYEAIASVYSEDGVLVLMDLGSALMSAEMALEFFPPEQQTKVHLCAAPLVEGAIAAAVAAASGSDMQRVLAEAQAALVPKATQLGAAINHPSSIITEEQLTHDIGAPEDASPTAEQITREIHLSVHNRLGLHARPAAKFVACATRFQSLIQVCNLTKSSGFVRADSINQVTMLGARQGHEIVITATGTDADEALAALQALVESHFGEDDISSESHPISPSPPLPPSSLKGIPASPGVAIAPSFQFKKTTVVWHHAAPIHVHEYHVENPETEWQRLQSALRIARQEIQALLTHSSIQIGDAEASIFDAHLLFLEDPILLETVQERIFALHLNAEAAWSAVIEEVASNYHQLEDPYLQERVADVVDVGQRILRILSGTPITTVDLSQPAILVACDLTPSDTASLDPTKVLGICITAGSATAHSAILARSLGIPAVVGLPSEILQVADGTLLSVDGETGNVWIEPEADTLAALEVKRHTQQTARQKALATAHQPCLTRDRHQMSVLANIGSIEDTQQALSMGAEGVGLLRTEFLYLHRTSAPSEEEQLTVYQAIAQLLGTHPLIIRTLDVGGDKPLPYLKMQPETNPFLGWRGIRFCLDRPQILQTQLRAILRASAGHQVKIMFPMIATVAEIQAAKAMLAEVQAELRQAGIPFDEKMEVGIMVEVPSAVAVAEQLAQEVDFFSLGTNDLSQYVMAADRTNPQVALLADALHPAVLRMIQQTVQAAHTAGIWVGLCGEVAADPLAAPILLGLGLDEVSLSPPAIGAFKEAIAQLTMAQAQAIATTALQQDSATKVREVVLNSHTISLFE